One genomic region from Brienomyrus brachyistius isolate T26 unplaced genomic scaffold, BBRACH_0.4 scaffold62, whole genome shotgun sequence encodes:
- the LOC125725186 gene encoding C-X-C chemokine receptor type 4-like — translation MSDLQFDESLLLELNSSEPGSGDWMDENFEEPCYRAIDPELKKIFLPTVYGIIFVLGIVGNGLVVIVMGYQRKSRTMTDKYRLHLSVADLLFVLTLPFWAVDAASSWHFGSFLCVTVHMIYTVNLYSSVLILAFISLDRYLAVVRATNSIAPRRLLAEKVIYLGVWLPAALLTVPDMVFAKVHDTSTRISCGRTFPDPVDIWTAAFRFQHILVGFVLPGLIILTCYCIIICRLSQCSKGQHKRKALKTTVVLILCFFSCWLPYCLGIFVDTLMLLKVIPYSCSRVQSLEKWIYITEGLAYFHCCLNPILYAFLGVKFKKSARNALSTSRGSSRKMLPKKRGAISSVSTESESSSFHSS, via the exons ATGTCCGACTTACAGTTTGACGAA AGTTTACTACTGGAGTTAAACAGCTCTGAACCCGGATCGGGGGATTGGATGGACGAAAACTTTGAAGAGCCGTGCTACCGAGCTATTGACCCCGAATTAAAGAAGATCTTCCTCCCAACGGTTTATGGAATAATCTTTGTTTTAGGAATAGTCGGCAATGGACTGGTGGTCATAGTAATGGGCTATCAGAGAAAGTCCAGAACGATGACAGACAAATATAGGCTTCACCTCTCTGTGGCAGACCTGCTGTTCGTCCTGACGCTGCCGTTCTGGGCTGTGGATGCAGCGAGTAGTTGGCATTTTGGGAGCTTTCTCTGCGTGACGGTCCACATGATCTACACCGTGAACCTCTACAGCAGCGTTCTGATCCTCGCTTTCATCAGCCTGGACCGCTACCTGGCAGTCGTGCGTGCCACCAACAGCATCGCCCCAAGGCGTCTCCTGGCCGAGAAGGTGATCTACCTGGGGGTTTGGCTGCCAGCCGCGCTGCTCACCGTGCCAGACATGGTGTTCGCCAAGGTACACGACACCAGTACCAGGATATCCTGTGGGCGCACGTTCCCTGATCCGGTCGACATCTGGACTGCCGCGTTCCGCTTCCAGCACATCCTGGTGGGATTTGTGCTGCCGGGGCTGATAATCCTCACCTGCTACTGCATCATCATCTGCAGACTCTCCCAGTGTTCTAAGGGGCAGCACAAGCGCAAGGCGCTCAAGACCACCGTGGTGCTCATCCTGTGCTTCTTCAGCTGCTGGCTGCCCTACTGCCTGGGGATCTTTGTGGACACCCTGATGTTGCTGAAGGTGATTCCCTACAGCTGCTCCCGTGTGCAGAGTCTGGAGAAGTGGATCTACATCACAGAGGGCCTGGCGTACTTCCACTGCTGTCTCAACCCCATCCTTTATGCCTTCCTGGGGGTTAAGTTCAAGAAATCTGCCCGCAACGCCTTGAGTACGAGTCGGGGATCGAGTCGTAAGATGCTCCCCAAGAAGCGAGGAGCCATCTCTTCGGTCTCCACCGAGTCGGAGTCTTCCAGCTTCCACTCCAGTTAG